The sequence below is a genomic window from Curtobacterium sp. MCPF17_002.
GACGTCGATGTACTACGTCGGCACGGACGCCGGGCAGGACGGCTGCACGGCCACCCGCTGCGGTGAGGCGATCACCGGCATCGCGAACCCGTTCATCTGGTACGCGGCGGTGATCGCGACCGTGGCGCTGCTCGTGCTCTGGATCATGCGCCGACGGTGGGAGTACGCCTTCGTCCTGATGGGCATCGCGGCGGGGTACCTGCCGTGGCTGCTCTACGTGAACCGGACGGTCTTCCAGTTCTACACGATCGCGTTCGAGCCCTTCATGGTGATGGCCCTGGCGGCGGCGATCGGGCTCGTGCTCGGGTCACGGACGGACCCGCGCCCGCGGAGGACCCGGGCGATCGTCTGGGTCGGCGTGTACCTGGTCGTGGTGGTGCTCGCGTCGGCGTACTGGTTCCCGCTGTGGACCGGCATCCAGATGCCGTGGGACTTCATCCGGTCGCACTACTGGGTGCCGAGCTGGCTGTAGGGCAGTTTCGCGTCTTGCGTCTCGCGTCGCGCGTCTCGCGTCTCGCGTCTCGCTGGAGGGCATCGGTCACCGGCCTGGAGGCGCGGGTCGTCCCCGCCACGGGCCTCCGGTCCGCAGGTGGTCGGGTCGAGAGCGGTGGTCAGGACTGCGCGTGCATCGCGCGTTCGATCGACTCGCGGTCGAGCGGTTCGCCGAGCATCGGCGCCCCGGCGTCGCTGGGCAGGACGCCCTCGATGACGACCTCGGCGTAGCGGCGCCACGCGTTCGGGTCGTGCGCGCGGGTGGTGTCCGCGACGGCGCCGACCATCGAGGTGAGCATCGGGAGGTCGCGGTAGTCGAACCCCACCCGGACCACCCCGGCGGCGCGTGCACGACCGATGATCTCGGTCACCTGCGACTCGAGTCGGTCGCGCTCCTGCACGATCGAGGGACGAGCCTTCCCGGCGCGCACGATGGCGTCCGCGAGCGCCCGGTCGCGGGCACGGAACTCGAACACGCCCATCAGGTACACCCGGAGCGCCTGTCGGGCATCGGTCTCCTCCGCCGCGCGGGCAGCCGCGTCGTTCATCGCCTCGAACTTGGTGGCGAGGAGCGCCTCGATCAGGGAGTCCTTGTCGGCGAACCGCCGGTAGACGGTCCCCACGCCGACCCCGGCCTCGTGCGCGATGTCGTTGAGCGTGACGGACAGCCCGCGCTCGGCGAAGCACTTGCGGGCCGTCTGCAGGATGAGCTCGCGGTTGCGGGCGGCGTCCGCACGGAGGGGGCGTTCGAGTTCAACGGAGTCGGTGGTGCTCACGGGATCGAACGTAGTTGAACTTTCTGGGAATAAGTGGATGCAGACCTTCCGTTTCGGTCTACACTGATCGCAAACGGATGCGTCGCATCCAGTTACTCCCCCTCCCTGAGGACGCCCGACGGTGCGCGCTCCTCCCTCCACCTTCTCGAAGGAGGCTGCCGTGACGGCAGAACAGACCGTGCCGACCCCCACCGGGGCAGCACCCACGACTTCCGGCTCCACTTCCGGCTCCACTCCCGCCAAGCCCAACCACCGCTGGATCGCCCTGGCGGTCATCGCCCTCGCGCAGCTGATGGTGGTGCTCGACGCGACCATCGTGAACATCGCGCTGCCCTCCGCCCAGGCGGACCTCGGGTTCGGCACCGACCAGCGCCAGTGGATCGTCACGGCGTACTCGCTCGCGTTCGGTTCGCTGCTCCTGCTCGGCGGCCGGCTCGGTGACCTCTTCGGTCGCAAGAACACCTTCATCATCGGGCTCGTCGGCTTCGCGGTCGCATCGGTGCTCGGCGGTCTGGCGGACTCGTTCGGCCTGCTCGTCGCGGCCCGTGCGCTGCAGGGTGTGTTCGGCGCGCTGCTCGCCCCGTCCGCGCTCGGCATGCTCACCACGACCTTCCGCGACCCGAAGGAGCGCGGTCGCGCGTTCGGCATCTTCGGGTCCATCGCCGGCTCGGGTGCGGCGATCGGCCTGCTCCTCGGCGGCGTGCTGACCGAGTACGCGTCGTGGCGCTGGTGCCTCTACGTCAACGTCGTCTTCGCCGTGCTCGGCGTGATCGGCGCGCTGGTCTTCATGGAGAAGCCGCCGAAGGTCGACCGTCCGCGCATCGACGTCGCCGGCGTCATCACGATCACCGCCGGTCTGGTCGGGGTCGTCTACGGCTTCTCGAACGCCGAGACCAACGGCTGGGACTCCCCCGTCACCATCGCGATGCTCGCGGCGGGCGTCGTGCTCATCGCGGCGTTCGTGTTCATCGAGACCCGCGTCGCGCACCCGCTGCTGCCGCTCCGGGTCGTGCTCGACCGTGACCGCGGTGGTTCGTTCATCGCGATCGGCCTCGTCGCGATCGGCATGTTCGGCATCTTCCTGTTCCTGACCTACTACCTCGAGCAGACCCTCGGGTTCTCCTCGCTGCAGACCGGTCTGGCGTTCCTGCCGATGCCGCTGTCGATCATGATCTCGGCGACGCAGATCGGTGGTCGCCTGCTCCCCCGCGTCGGCCCGAAGGTGCTCATCTTCGCCGGTGGCCTGGTGGCGGCGATCGGGCTGCTGCTGCTCCTCCGCACCGACCTCGACAGCTCGTACGCCGGCACTGTCCTGCCCGCGCTGATCGTGATCGGCCTCGGCATGGGGACGATCTTCTCGTCCGCGATGAACACCGCGACGACCGGTGTGGCCCGTGCCGACGCCGGCGTGGCCTCGGCGACGGTGAACACCATGCAGCAGATCGGTGGTTCGATCGGCACGGCGCTGCTGTCGACGATCTTCGCCGACGTCGTGAAGAACAGCCTCTCCGGACTGTCGGCGGCGCCCACGAAGCTGCAGCAGGCGCAGGCCGTCCTCGACGGGTACCACGTGGCCTTCGGGATCTCGGCGGGCGTGCTCGTCCTGGTCGCCCTGGCCGGCGGGCTGCTCATCAACCGGCAGAAGGTGCGGCTCGACAAGCTCGCACACGCCGGCGCCGCGACGACCGGGAGCATCCCGACCGCCGCGCACTGACGCCCGCACTACCCGTGCGCACGAACGGCCCGTCCCGGCTTCCCGGGGCGGGCCGTTCTGCGTCCGCTGCCGCCGCGCCGCGCCCTGCCCGCCGCCTGCGGCCTGCCGCCTGCTGGCTGCTGCCTGCTGCCTGCTGCCTGCTGCCTGCTGCCTGCTGCCTGCTGCCTGCTGCCTGTCGAAACATGTACACGCACGTTTCGACACTCCACCGGTTGATCGTCACGTGGGATGTCGTTGGATGCACACACACCCAATGCGTGGGCACGATCCGACATCCCGCGTGTCGATCGACGCGTGGGATGTCGCTCCCTGCACGCGCGCGATGTTGCGGGCGGGAGCGCGCGACAACACCGACGTCGCACGACGACCACGATGTCGTTCCGAGTCCGCACCGCCCGCCGCCCGCCGCGCCGACTCCGTCCGCACCGCCGCCCGCCGCCCGCCGCGCCGACTCCGTCCGCACCGCCGCCCGCCGCCGCCCGCCGCCACCCGCCGCCGCCGCGCCGCCGCCGCCCGCCGCCCGCCGCGCCGCCCCGAATCCGGCACGACGGAAGCCGCCCCCGTTGCGCAGTGTGTCCGTTTCCCTCGCCCCCGTCAGCGGTCCCGTTTAGCCTGAGCCACATGGCCCCCGTCCTGACCTCGCCGCTCGTGTCGACGCAGTGGCTCGCAGACCACCTCGGTGCTGACGAGCTCGTCGTGCTCGACGCCTCTGTGCACACGGAGGGAACCGGCCTCGGCACGATGTGGCACACCGCGCAGGACAGCTACGAACAGGGCGGTCACGTGCCGGGTGCCCGCTACGCCGACCTCGCTCGGGCCTTCTCCACGCCGGACGCCGACGTGCCGTTCACCCGCCCCGGCGCCGAGCGGTTCGAGGCCGCCGCGCGCGACCTCGGTGTGACGAACACCTCGACCGTGGTGGTCTACGACGACAGCCTCGGCGAGTGGTCGGCGCGACTGTGGTGGATCTTCCGCTCGTTCGGCTTCGACTCCGTCGCGGTCCTCGACGGCGGCTTCACGAAGTGGCGCGACGAGGGGCGCCCGGTCCGTGTCGGCGCCCTGCGGAACTCCGCGACGACGCAGCGGGGGTTCCTCGCGGGCGAAGAGCGTCCGCTGTGGGCCGACCACGAACGCGTCCGTCGCGCCGTCACGGGCGAGCAGCCGGCAGCGCTCGTCCTGGCTGCGCCCGCCGCCGCTCTCGGCACCGAGCACCCGCCGATCGTCCCGGGCAGCACGACCATCGCGGTGGACACGATCGTGAACCCGGACACGAACGCGTACCTGCGCGGCCCGGACCTCGCTGCCGCGTTCTCGGCGGTGATCGACGCCGACGAGATCGTGACGTACTGCGGGGTGGGGAGCGCCGCGTGCGTCGACGCCCTGGCGCTGACGGTGCTCGGGCACGAGAAGGTCCGCGTCTACGACGGATCCCTCGTGGACTGGTGGCGTCACGAGCCGGAGGCGCTGGCCTCCTGAGGGCTCGGCCGACGCGACGGCAGCGACCGCACGGCGCGAGCACCCCGCACGGCTACCGTTGCACCCATGAGCACCAGACGCGCGGTCATCCTCGGCGGTACCGGCGGGATCGGTTCGGCCGTCGCTCGTGAACTCCTGCACGCATCGGGCCGCGGCGGCGACGACTGGGAGATCGACGTCCTCGCCCGCCGCGGTGGCCCGGTCGCGGACGCCCTGACGGCGGCGGGTGCGACGTTCGTCCCCGGTGACCGCCGGGACACCTCCGTGCTCCGGGACCTCCTCCGCCCCGGCGCCGACCTGCTCGTCGACACCGTCGGCCTGACGCGCGACGACGCCGTGCAGCTCCGACCGTTCCTCGACGACGTCGGGTCCACGGTGTTCGTGTCGTCGAAGGCCGTGTACGTCGACGAGCAGGGGCGGCACGCGAACTCGACCGACAAGCCGGTGTTCGGCGGCGCGGTCACCGAGCTGCAGCCCACCGTGACCGCGGCCGACGGCGACCCGACGAGCCGTGACGGCTACGGCGCCGCGAAGGTCGCCGCCGAGCAGGTCCTCCTCGACCACGGTGCCCCGGTCACGGTGCTCCGTCCGTCGAAGGTCCACGGCGTCGGCACCGGCCGGCCCCGGGAGTGGTTCGTGGTGCGCCGGGTGCTCGACGGTCGCGAGCGGATCCTGCTCGCGGACCGGGGTCGCGGGGTCGACCACACCACTGCGGCCAGTGGCATCGGGTCGCTCGTGCGGCTGCTGGCGGACAGCCCGGACCGTCGCATCCTCAACGTCGCGGACGATTCGGCACCGTCCGCCCTCGAGATCGTCCGGACGATCGCCGGGCACCTCGACCACCCGTTCGACGAGGTCCTGCTCGACGAGGAAGCTCCCGACTTCGTCGGCGCCACCCCGTGGTCGTCCCCGTCACCCTTCGTGCTCGACACCTCCGCGGCCCGGGCGTTGGGCTGGGAGCCGCCGTCCTTCGCTGCGGCGGTCGTCCCCGAGCTCGACTGGCTCGTCGAGACCGCGCACGCCGTGCCCGTCGACGGCGACGTGCCGTGGGCGGAGGACCCGTTCTGGGACCGCATGTTCGACTACGGCCCCGAGGACGCCGCCCTCGCGCTGCTCTCGCTCGGTCTGGGCTGATCGCGTGCCCCGCTCCGAGGTCCTCTTCATCGGGGGCCGCTCCGGTGTGGGGAAGTCCACCGCGGCCGAGGCCCTGCACGACCTGCTCGTCACGGCCGACGTCCGGCACGCGGTGATCGAGGGCGACCTGCTCGACCTGGCGCACCCGGCACCGCACGTCGAGCACCCGGAGGCGCGCCTCGCCGAACGGAACCTCGCGGCGATGTGGGCCGGGTACCGGGAGCTCGGACACCACCGGCTGGTCTACACGAACACGGTGTCGGTGCTCGAGCACGAGCGTCTCGCCGCCGCGATGGGCGACGATCCTGCGGTGACCGTGGTGCTCCTCCGCGCCGATGACGACGTGACCGCGGAACGCCTCACGAGACGAGCAGGCGGTGCCGTCCCGGCAGACCAGCTCGCGCACAGCACACGGACGGCCTGGAGGCTCGACTCGGCCACCGCGGACACGGTCACCCGGGTGGACACCGACGACCAGAGCCCCGCCGAGATCGCGCGTCGGCTCGCGTTCCTGACGGGGTGGATCCCCGGCTGAGGCTGTGGAGAACGGCCGCGTTCTCCACGGATCCGGCTCCCGACGCTCCTGCCCAGCGGCCGACGGGCACGCTGGAGCCATGAACGACAACCGACTCGGCGCCTCGGTCAGCCCGTACCTGCGTCTGCACGCCGACAACCCGGTGGACTGGCGCGAGTGGGGGCCGGACGCGTTCGCCGAAGCGCGGGAGCGGGACGTTCCGGTCATGGTCTCGGTCGGGTACGCCACCTGCCACTGGTGCCACGTGATGGCGCGTGAGAGCTTCGCCGACCCCGAGGTCGGTGCGCTCCTCCGTCAGGAGTTCGTCGCCGTGAAGGTCGACCGCGAAGAACGCCCGGACGTGGACGCCAGCTTGATGGCCTCGGCGAGCGCGTTCACCCAGCAGCTCGGCTGGCCGCTGACGACGTTCCTCACCCCGGACGGCCACGTGTTCTTCGCCGGGACGTACTTCCCGCCCGCCCCGGTGGCGCAGGTGCCGTCGTTCCGGCAGATCACCGGCGCGGTCCTCGACGCGTGGAAGGACCGCCGGCACGAGGTGGACGCGAACGCGAGCGCCATCGCGACGGCGATCCGGCAGGGGGCGGAGGCGGACGCGACTGCCCGTTCGGTTGCCGACGGTGGCGGAGATGAGCCGCGCCTCCCGGCGGTCGACAGCATCCGGGCCGTCACCGACCAGCTCGCGCGAGCA
It includes:
- a CDS encoding TetR/AcrR family transcriptional regulator yields the protein MSTTDSVELERPLRADAARNRELILQTARKCFAERGLSVTLNDIAHEAGVGVGTVYRRFADKDSLIEALLATKFEAMNDAAARAAEETDARQALRVYLMGVFEFRARDRALADAIVRAGKARPSIVQERDRLESQVTEIIGRARAAGVVRVGFDYRDLPMLTSMVGAVADTTRAHDPNAWRRYAEVVIEGVLPSDAGAPMLGEPLDRESIERAMHAQS
- a CDS encoding MFS transporter is translated as MTAEQTVPTPTGAAPTTSGSTSGSTPAKPNHRWIALAVIALAQLMVVLDATIVNIALPSAQADLGFGTDQRQWIVTAYSLAFGSLLLLGGRLGDLFGRKNTFIIGLVGFAVASVLGGLADSFGLLVAARALQGVFGALLAPSALGMLTTTFRDPKERGRAFGIFGSIAGSGAAIGLLLGGVLTEYASWRWCLYVNVVFAVLGVIGALVFMEKPPKVDRPRIDVAGVITITAGLVGVVYGFSNAETNGWDSPVTIAMLAAGVVLIAAFVFIETRVAHPLLPLRVVLDRDRGGSFIAIGLVAIGMFGIFLFLTYYLEQTLGFSSLQTGLAFLPMPLSIMISATQIGGRLLPRVGPKVLIFAGGLVAAIGLLLLLRTDLDSSYAGTVLPALIVIGLGMGTIFSSAMNTATTGVARADAGVASATVNTMQQIGGSIGTALLSTIFADVVKNSLSGLSAAPTKLQQAQAVLDGYHVAFGISAGVLVLVALAGGLLINRQKVRLDKLAHAGAATTGSIPTAAH
- a CDS encoding rhodanese-like domain-containing protein encodes the protein MAPVLTSPLVSTQWLADHLGADELVVLDASVHTEGTGLGTMWHTAQDSYEQGGHVPGARYADLARAFSTPDADVPFTRPGAERFEAAARDLGVTNTSTVVVYDDSLGEWSARLWWIFRSFGFDSVAVLDGGFTKWRDEGRPVRVGALRNSATTQRGFLAGEERPLWADHERVRRAVTGEQPAALVLAAPAAALGTEHPPIVPGSTTIAVDTIVNPDTNAYLRGPDLAAAFSAVIDADEIVTYCGVGSAACVDALALTVLGHEKVRVYDGSLVDWWRHEPEALAS
- a CDS encoding NAD-dependent epimerase/dehydratase family protein, which produces MSTRRAVILGGTGGIGSAVARELLHASGRGGDDWEIDVLARRGGPVADALTAAGATFVPGDRRDTSVLRDLLRPGADLLVDTVGLTRDDAVQLRPFLDDVGSTVFVSSKAVYVDEQGRHANSTDKPVFGGAVTELQPTVTAADGDPTSRDGYGAAKVAAEQVLLDHGAPVTVLRPSKVHGVGTGRPREWFVVRRVLDGRERILLADRGRGVDHTTAASGIGSLVRLLADSPDRRILNVADDSAPSALEIVRTIAGHLDHPFDEVLLDEEAPDFVGATPWSSPSPFVLDTSAARALGWEPPSFAAAVVPELDWLVETAHAVPVDGDVPWAEDPFWDRMFDYGPEDAALALLSLGLG
- a CDS encoding AAA family ATPase, giving the protein MPRSEVLFIGGRSGVGKSTAAEALHDLLVTADVRHAVIEGDLLDLAHPAPHVEHPEARLAERNLAAMWAGYRELGHHRLVYTNTVSVLEHERLAAAMGDDPAVTVVLLRADDDVTAERLTRRAGGAVPADQLAHSTRTAWRLDSATADTVTRVDTDDQSPAEIARRLAFLTGWIPG